From the genome of Pectobacterium atrosepticum:
TAATTGACCATAAAAGGACGCGTTTGGTCATCCTTCATCAGCGGATTAAAAATAGATGCTGGGAAATTGTTGGCAAAAATTGACGGCGGAATGCCGTCTGAATAAAAGCTATCGGGTGCCAGAAGCAAAACAACTTTACTGTTAGCGTTAAGCTCGTTTTTAAAACGCGAGAGCAGTAAAAAATGCGTGACGCTATCGACATAACTATCGCCATAGGCCACTACCGGACGATGTAACTGGTTATTAAAGTAATTATATACTGCGTAATGTTCGTCTTCAGATGTCGACACTTCAGAAGCACCGAGAAAGAAAATCGCATTTCCCTGTAAGGCATGGGAAATGGTGGCTATTTTTTCCCTTTGTTCTTTTGGCGTTCCTTCCATGGTGTTAATCAGTGGCTGGAATGTTAGCGCCGGATCAAAGCTCGTCACCAGCGGGGGAACGCTAAGAAACAGGATGGCGAGGGTAGCCATCAGGATATGTAGGCAGAGAGTATTTTTGATTTTCATTATAAAGTAAGACTACATGATATTTATTGTTTGAAATTTGTGAATTTTTATCTTCACGGTAAATCGATCCCTGTATTTTTGGATTATATACCAGGGTTATCTTCGATGATGAGCGTTGCTGTGTAACGGTATGTACAGTGTTTATGTCCGTCACAATAATCAGGTTAGAGACTACGTCAGGAGACGATTTCCTGTATCTTTTCTCGCTTACTCAGTCTGAACATGAGGGAGAAAGGTTCGATGGCAGGAGCCTCGAAAGTCACAGTTTACTGGTAATGCGGGGATGATTGGACTCAAGGAAACTTCGGCTATGAATAAGTGCGGGATAGCGCAATCCTTGCTTCCCTTTTAGTTAACCTGACAAATCGCTATCTTAGTGTTAATTTAATAAATTCGCAGTTTTACCGCACTCGGTATACCACCACATGTTTTGTGAGGCTACTGTTGCGCGATTGAATTTAAGATCAGGCTTATGTGTAATTGCAAAGAACTTCCCACTAGTGTGGCTGAGATCGAACATTGGGGGCACGGCTTCCATTTTCCGAATGCATTAACTCATAATCGGCATTTTGAAACTCTGGATAGTGAGTATTTCGAACCGCAGCTTGATTACTCAGAATTCATGTATCGCTGTACGGAATGCGGGCAAGCATGGTACATCGAGTGCACGCCAGAAGCATCCCCCTCCTCCCTATTCGCCTTAAAGGTTCGGGATACCGAATCATTACCTTCAGATAAAGAGGTAAAGTCAGCCAAAGAACACCTTTGTATTCTTGCGCACGGCGGATTCGATTCAGAAAAGTGCAGGATGGCAGGGTGCCAAAACGACAAGCTATTGGGCCGTGAACTATGCTATTTGCATCTATCTTTTCCATAACGTATGGAATTGAACAGCGCTGAGCGGTAATGTATACAAAAAGCTAACAGGAGAATGTATGAAATACCGTCAGGCTACTATCCATCGGCTATTGATCGCCTTGATAACCCTGTTTGTTACCGCCTGTTCCTCCAATGCGAAAAAATCCCCCACGGATGAAACGCCGGAGTGTATGAAGTATCGCTTGATGATGACGGCCCCCTTGCCACCAGCGGAAATGATGAAGTTAAAAAATCAGTGTGAGCAGTCAAGGCATTAACGCGACAGTTTTTTTATCAGAGTTCAGCTAAGCTCAAACTTATTTTTATTGGACAGGGGATTACGCAAGAATAAACCTACTCCCCTAAGCAATAACGCTGGAAAATAGCAAACTTCATCACAAAAGGCGGCTATTCGCGTCAATTCATCACCTGTTCCAATTCACCATAGAATAAATAAGGGCGCTCATTCTCAATCCACTTTGCTTTTTTTATAACACAAATATCTTCTTCTATATAAACATCTAAACATCCAATTTCCACTGAGAATTCATTGTGTTTATATTTTGGGCCGAAGTTATGATAGGTTATCGCGCCTTTGCCAAAATATCCCCCAATCTCTTCTCGCCATAATAACGTTATTTCTGCCTCAAACGGGCCGCTCCTCATTTTCCCTTTCAGGCTGGCAATAATTTTTTCTTTCTCAACAAAACTCCACCGCACGGCGTCAAGGCTCCAGGTATTATCGTTCACGCTAAATTCGCCGGAAAAAACGTCTACAAATGTTTTATTGTTATCAGAATACATTTCATCTCCTTGAATATTCAAAATGAGTAACCCCGCAACCTTCCCCATCAGAAGCGCTTTTTCTTTCCCTAACGTACCACATCACACACCGCGATTCATGAATGAGGTCGATAACAACATTCTGCCAGCGCCTCTTAACCAACGGGTTATCTCCGCGTTGCTAACGCGGATAGCGCAGCGCCTCCACAAACAGTGAAAAGGCGGTGGTATGCTGTTTGCGGCTGGGATAATACAGATAGTACCCTGGGAATGGTGGGCACCATTCCGTCAGTACCTGAATCAGGCGACCGCTGGCAATGTCATCTCGCACTGAATCTTCCGGCACATAGGCCAGACCCAGTCCGATTTGTGCGGCATCGATCCGCTGGCGCAGGCTATTCATCGTCAGTTGGCCCTCAACTCGCACCTTGATTTCCCGACCACTTTTTTCAAACTCCCACGCATAGATGCCACCCATCGTCGGCAGACGCATGTTAATACAGCGGTGATGCTGCAAATCCTGCGGTGTTATAGGGACAGGGTTGCGTGCGAAATAGTTAGGGGAACCGACCACCACCATACTCATTTCAGGTGCGATACGAACAGCGATCATGTCTTTTGCCACCTGTTCACCCAAGCGAATGCCCGCATCAAAACGGCCGACAACGATATCTGTCAAAGCGTTATCCATCGTAATTTCGATGTTAATATCGGGATAATTCGCTAAAAATGGCTTTAACATCGGCCATAATATCGAATCAACCGCGTGCTCCCCCGCAGTGATGCGAATATTCCCCGCGGGTCTATCCCGCATGTCGCCCAGCGCAATCAGTTCGCTTTCAATATCCGCGAAACGCGGGCCGAGGCTATGCGCCAATTTCTCCCCCGCTTCCGTCGGTGCGACGCTGCGCGTGGTTCGGGTCAGCAATCGCACACCAAGACGCTCTTCAAGGCCACGAATAGAATGGCTTAACGCCGACTGAGAAAGCCCGAGCTTCGCCGCTGCCTTGGTAAAACTGCGTTCTCTTGCCACCACGAGGAACGAAATAAGGTCATTAAAATTTTCTTTTAACATCAGAGTGTCCAAATAGTGGTACATCAACTTTTATCTATTATACAAACTCATGAATGATATCCATGTGAAACCGCCAATAATCGGCGGTTTCACACTAAAAATAAGCAATGATGAATAATATGCGCTACATTCCTCCGCGTAATTAATGAATATAATTCATAGCCTCTTTCTGATTTTACCCTCTGGTACTTCCCCATAAATCGCAGTAACGTTTTCATAGTCGCTGTCTTTCATCAACACTGAATTTTTCAATCACAGCGAATCTTTCAATAACAACTACGCTTTCCAGCAAGGAGGAAAAATTGAAAATTACCCGCAGTGGTTCACACCCGTCCCAGCCTGGCCCAGACAGCTATTTTTCCGGCAACGTACGCATTGATGCGCCCTTCCAGAGCACCTCCCCCGCTCGGGTTGGCGGCGCAACAGTAACTTTTGAACTCGGTGCCCGCACGGCATGGCATACCCATCCACTCGGCCAGACGCTGATCGTCACGCAGGGTCGAGGCTGGCTTCAGGAATGGGATGGCGAGATTCAGGAGATCAATCAGGGTGATATCGTCTGGATACCCGAAGGCGTAAAACACTGGCACGGTGCGACGGCACAAACCGCCATGACCCACATTGCTATTGCCGAATCGCTTAACGGCAGCCCGGTCGAATGGCTGGAAAAAGTCAGCGACGAGCAGTACGGGAAGTCGCGATAAAGAAGAGTTGCACATCTTAGGGGTAAGCCACTCAGCGAGAAGCTGAATGGCTTTTCATTTGCTCAGTAATACGGTTAGCGCATGTGCATATTGACGCCAGATACATCTTTCCTGAGTTCAATAATCTCTTCAGCCAGTTCACGGCACAGCATCGCATTCATCAGATGATCCTGTGCATGCACCACAATAAGTTCGAGATTGGTTTTTTCCTTACTCTGATAGCCAATAAATCCGGTCTGGATCAATTGCGCCCGATTCAGCGCCACCGCAGCCATTTTTAATAGTTCATCGACGTGATCCCACTCGCCCCGGCGAGCTGCTCTAAGTGCTTCCATTGCGCAGGAACGTGTTTCGCCAGATTTAACGATAAGCTCAATCATCCGCGTTTCTACATCCATTTTTCCATCCCCCGAATATCAGTTGCTGTGTCACCTTTTTGTCGGCCAATTAACCCCAAATTGCAGACAAGCGCACGTGACACCGAAGAAATACGGTGCATTTGTTGTATCGCTACTCACAGCCTGCACAGTAAATATAGATGATTAATCATAATTTGTTGCTGTAAATCATGACGTTATGTCTCATTTCCGATGAAATAAATTTCGCAAACATATCGACCTATTTTTTAATCGATGAATTTATACAATTTCACACCGTGACACGCGCTGAAATAAAGTCATAACCGAAACGTCACATTCACCGGAACCTTAATTTAACCTTAAGAAAGCGAAATAATAATAACTATCATTATTATTATCGATATGTAGAATTCTTTTCCGACTGCCACTACATCTCGGCCTGTGTCGCTAAATAGCCTGGCTATTATGAGCAACGCGGGGGCACCCATGTAGGTCAGCAATACGCAAACACGACAGGTATTGATAAGGGTAAATAATATGAAGCTTGGTTTTGGATTACTGAGTTCTGCCGTTTTATTAGCTTCCGGCCTGACTCTCAGCGCATCGGCAAATGCAGCAGAAAACGATGAAGGGATTGTGATTTACAATGCCCAACATGAAAACCTGGTGAAATCCTGGGTTGACGGTTTTACCAAAGAAACGGGCATCAAGGTGACGTTACGCAGCGGCAGCGACACCGAATTGGGCAACCAACTTGTGCAGGAAGGAAAATCGTCCCCTGCCGATGTGTTTCTGACCGAAAACTCACCGTCGATGGTGCTTGTCGATAATGCCGACCTCTTTGCTCCGTTGGACAAAGCCACCCTTGCTCAGGTAGCACCTGATTATCGTCCGTCCCACGGGCGCTGGGTAGGGATTGCCGCGCGCTCTACCGTATTTGTCTACAACCCGACCAAATTTACCGATGCACAACTACCGAAATCCTTAGCCGATCTGGCGAAGCCTGAATGGAAAGGCCGCTGGGCCGCATCTCCGTCCGGTGCGGATTTTCAGGCCATCGTCAGCGCCTATCTAGAGCAGAAAGGTGAGAAAGCCACGCAGGAATGGCTGAAAGGCATG
Proteins encoded in this window:
- a CDS encoding iron ABC transporter substrate-binding protein, with amino-acid sequence MKLGFGLLSSAVLLASGLTLSASANAAENDEGIVIYNAQHENLVKSWVDGFTKETGIKVTLRSGSDTELGNQLVQEGKSSPADVFLTENSPSMVLVDNADLFAPLDKATLAQVAPDYRPSHGRWVGIAARSTVFVYNPTKFTDAQLPKSLADLAKPEWKGRWAASPSGADFQAIVSAYLEQKGEKATQEWLKGMKENFTAYKGNSTVMKAVNAGQIDSGVIFHYYRFVDQAKTGENSNNTQLYYFKHKDPGAFVSISGGGVLASSKHAKDAQAFIKWITGKPGQEILRTNDAFEYAVGVNALSNDKLVPLKDLDAPKVDAAKLNSKKVVDLMTQAGLL
- a CDS encoding PTS lactose/cellobiose transporter subunit IIA; its protein translation is MDVETRMIELIVKSGETRSCAMEALRAARRGEWDHVDELLKMAAVALNRAQLIQTGFIGYQSKEKTNLELIVVHAQDHLMNAMLCRELAEEIIELRKDVSGVNMHMR
- a CDS encoding cupin domain-containing protein, with amino-acid sequence MKITRSGSHPSQPGPDSYFSGNVRIDAPFQSTSPARVGGATVTFELGARTAWHTHPLGQTLIVTQGRGWLQEWDGEIQEINQGDIVWIPEGVKHWHGATAQTAMTHIAIAESLNGSPVEWLEKVSDEQYGKSR
- a CDS encoding LysR family transcriptional regulator; amino-acid sequence: MLKENFNDLISFLVVARERSFTKAAAKLGLSQSALSHSIRGLEERLGVRLLTRTTRSVAPTEAGEKLAHSLGPRFADIESELIALGDMRDRPAGNIRITAGEHAVDSILWPMLKPFLANYPDINIEITMDNALTDIVVGRFDAGIRLGEQVAKDMIAVRIAPEMSMVVVGSPNYFARNPVPITPQDLQHHRCINMRLPTMGGIYAWEFEKSGREIKVRVEGQLTMNSLRQRIDAAQIGLGLAYVPEDSVRDDIASGRLIQVLTEWCPPFPGYYLYYPSRKQHTTAFSLFVEALRYPR